From the Rhodoferax sp. WC2427 genome, one window contains:
- a CDS encoding alpha/beta hydrolase has translation MSTLPPIVFAHANSFPAATYSVMLASLRARGFTVEAIDQLGHDPQYPVSNNWPHLVQQLADFAAQAVARHGQPAFLVGHSLGGFLSLMVAAQHPELACGVLLLDAPIVGGWRATTLGAFKRARMVEVVSPGKISRTRRQHWADQAAALAHFQGKKAFARWDPQVLQDYIAYGTQDADGQRVLTFDRAVETAIYNGFPDHLEGLLRRRPLKCPVAYIGGTHSTEMRQMGMGLTTKITKGRTMMLDGSHLFPMEKPLATAAAIEAALRNISAPAAAPEPAGPQ, from the coding sequence ATGTCGACTTTGCCGCCCATCGTTTTCGCCCACGCCAACAGCTTTCCCGCCGCCACCTACAGCGTCATGCTGGCCAGCCTGCGGGCGCGTGGCTTTACCGTAGAGGCGATCGACCAGCTCGGCCACGACCCGCAGTACCCGGTCAGCAACAACTGGCCGCACCTGGTGCAGCAACTGGCCGACTTTGCGGCCCAGGCCGTGGCGCGGCACGGGCAACCGGCCTTTCTGGTCGGCCATTCCCTGGGCGGATTCTTGAGCCTGATGGTGGCCGCGCAGCACCCGGAACTGGCCTGCGGCGTGCTGCTGCTGGATGCGCCCATCGTCGGTGGCTGGCGTGCCACCACGCTGGGGGCCTTCAAACGGGCCCGGATGGTGGAAGTGGTGTCGCCCGGCAAGATCAGCCGCACCCGCCGCCAGCACTGGGCCGACCAGGCCGCAGCGCTGGCCCACTTTCAAGGCAAAAAGGCCTTTGCCCGCTGGGATCCGCAGGTGCTGCAGGACTACATCGCCTACGGGACCCAGGATGCCGACGGCCAGCGGGTTCTGACCTTCGACCGGGCGGTAGAGACGGCCATCTACAACGGCTTCCCCGACCACCTCGAAGGTCTGCTGCGCCGCCGCCCGTTGAAATGCCCGGTGGCTTACATTGGCGGCACCCATTCCACCGAAATGCGCCAGATGGGCATGGGCCTGACCACCAAAATCACCAAGGGCCGCACCATGATGCTGGACGGCAGCCACCTGTTCCCGATGGAGAAGCCGCTGGCCACGGCGGCGGCCATCGAAGCGGCCTTGCGAAACATCAGCGCGCCAGCAGCGGCCCCAGAGCCTGCAGGCCCGCAATAA
- a CDS encoding HAD family hydrolase, whose amino-acid sequence MAAIQAVIFDADGTLVDSEEPGMDVLHALAVAHGVQVTRAEAHQRFRGARMADCIAWITAQLPAQAPGFEAALTAQVRQQSEIRFRQGLEPLPGALALLQGLHIPFCVATNGPREKVELTLGLTGLRPLLGERIFCAYEVGHFKPHPGLFLHAAQALGVAPAHCAVVEDSLPGLLAGLAAGMQVFSLHPQEGLAPEVAERVTFIAGLQALGPLLAR is encoded by the coding sequence ATGGCCGCCATCCAGGCCGTCATTTTTGATGCCGACGGCACGCTGGTCGACAGCGAGGAGCCCGGCATGGATGTGTTGCACGCCCTGGCCGTCGCCCATGGCGTACAGGTCACCCGCGCCGAGGCCCACCAGCGGTTTCGCGGCGCGCGCATGGCCGACTGCATCGCCTGGATCACGGCCCAGTTGCCCGCCCAGGCACCGGGATTTGAAGCCGCCCTGACGGCGCAGGTGCGCCAGCAGTCCGAGATCCGCTTTCGCCAGGGACTGGAGCCTTTGCCGGGCGCGCTGGCCTTGCTGCAAGGTTTGCACATCCCGTTTTGCGTCGCCACCAACGGCCCGCGCGAAAAGGTCGAGCTGACCCTGGGCCTGACCGGCCTGCGTCCCTTGCTGGGCGAGCGTATTTTTTGCGCCTACGAGGTCGGCCACTTCAAGCCCCACCCCGGCTTGTTTCTGCATGCAGCCCAGGCCCTGGGCGTGGCACCGGCCCATTGCGCGGTGGTGGAAGACAGCCTGCCCGGTCTGCTGGCCGGTTTGGCTGCGGGCATGCAGGTGTTCAGCCTGCACCCGCAAGAGGGCCTGGCGCCCGAGGTGGCCGAGCGGGTGACGTTTATTGCGGGCCTGCAGGCTCTGGGGCCGCTGCTGGCGCGCTGA
- a CDS encoding undecaprenyl-diphosphate phosphatase, whose protein sequence is MDTILLIKAAIMGIVEGLTEFLPVSSTGHLILTGSLLGMTDDKSKVFDIAIQTGAILAVIIVYWQRIAGAISGFSSSARARRFVFNVAIGFLPAALVGFFVYKAIKAYLFNAPVVAAAFIVGGVIIWWVERRAKPVVRIQEIDDMSGLDALKVGLVQCLGMIPGTSRSGSTIIGGMLLGLSRKAATDFSFFLAIPTLIAAGSYSLWKERALLSMADFPLFAVGFVVSFLSAWLCIRWLLRYISTHDFVVFAWYRIAFGLVVLATWYTGTVVWAD, encoded by the coding sequence GTGGATACCATTTTGCTGATCAAGGCCGCCATCATGGGCATCGTCGAGGGCCTGACCGAGTTTTTGCCGGTGTCCAGCACGGGGCATTTGATTCTGACCGGCTCGCTTTTGGGCATGACGGACGACAAATCCAAAGTATTCGACATCGCCATCCAGACCGGCGCCATCCTGGCCGTGATCATCGTCTACTGGCAGCGCATTGCCGGGGCCATCAGCGGCTTCAGCAGCAGCGCCCGCGCACGCCGCTTTGTGTTCAACGTGGCGATTGGCTTCCTGCCTGCGGCCCTGGTGGGGTTCTTTGTCTATAAAGCCATCAAGGCCTATCTGTTCAATGCGCCGGTGGTGGCCGCGGCCTTCATCGTTGGCGGCGTGATCATCTGGTGGGTGGAGCGCCGTGCCAAGCCGGTGGTGCGCATCCAGGAGATCGACGACATGAGTGGCCTGGATGCCCTCAAGGTCGGCCTGGTGCAGTGCCTGGGCATGATCCCCGGCACCAGCCGCTCTGGCTCCACCATCATCGGTGGCATGTTGCTGGGCCTGTCGCGCAAGGCGGCCACCGATTTCAGCTTCTTTTTGGCCATCCCCACGCTGATCGCTGCCGGGAGCTACAGCCTGTGGAAAGAACGCGCTTTGTTGTCCATGGCCGACTTTCCGCTGTTCGCCGTAGGCTTTGTGGTCAGCTTCCTGAGCGCCTGGCTGTGTATCCGCTGGCTGCTGCGCTACATCTCCACCCACGACTTTGTGGTGTTTGCCTGGTACCGCATCGCTTTCGGTCTGGTGGTGCTGGCCACCTGGTACACCGGCACCGTGGTCTGGGCGGACTGA
- a CDS encoding serine protease translates to MGHTWNRLGLLAVAGVVAGCGGGSGGDGGGSAAVCPAGGNVTAKSASVETPVQAESLRQTAGTSASALQPRLVQPVSARAIALGDLAQAKVAAVKPLLAQQGVPQQIGLPRDVAATGTVAATRALLQWQATATGGQVAAISIDSGLAVGLRLGVLVKSLPASATLRVYAQGAAKAYTIAAQDVLDNLARNRAAGDTSDAGRTYWAPMVEGAEATLEIELPAQVSTAGVEIAIPSVSHLFSSPLTVAKAGNVAKAAVGSCEVDTACDPSYATESNSVARMSFVKSGIAFVCTGTLVNDASGSGTPYFLGANHCISTQSEASTLETWWFYRATSCAGPTLDAKATTRIGGATLLYASASTDTSFMRLADSPPTGAVFAGWSVATPTLGAAAASLHFPQGSWQSISTGAIKSFLSCTSLSANSLDFSCSATSQAAGNFVNAQFTSGSTETGSSGAPLFASIGSGHYLVGQLYGGSSSCSNPSGSNAYGRFDVAYNAALGRWLAPSGSCP, encoded by the coding sequence ATGGGACACACATGGAACAGGCTGGGCCTGCTGGCGGTGGCGGGTGTGGTGGCGGGTTGTGGCGGTGGCAGCGGTGGCGATGGGGGGGGCAGTGCAGCGGTGTGCCCGGCAGGGGGCAACGTCACGGCCAAGTCCGCTAGCGTGGAAACGCCGGTGCAGGCCGAGTCGCTGCGGCAGACGGCGGGTACCTCGGCTTCGGCCTTGCAGCCGCGCCTGGTGCAGCCTGTGTCGGCCCGTGCCATTGCTTTGGGCGACCTGGCCCAGGCCAAGGTGGCGGCGGTGAAGCCTCTGCTGGCGCAACAAGGCGTGCCCCAACAGATCGGTTTGCCGCGCGATGTGGCCGCCACCGGCACGGTTGCCGCGACCCGTGCCCTGCTGCAGTGGCAGGCTACGGCGACGGGTGGCCAGGTGGCCGCCATCAGCATTGATTCAGGGTTGGCCGTCGGCCTGCGGCTGGGTGTGCTGGTGAAAAGCCTGCCTGCCTCGGCGACGCTGCGCGTCTACGCCCAGGGCGCGGCCAAGGCCTACACCATTGCCGCACAGGACGTGCTGGACAACCTTGCGCGCAACCGCGCGGCGGGCGACACCAGCGATGCGGGCCGCACCTACTGGGCCCCCATGGTGGAGGGCGCCGAGGCCACGCTGGAGATCGAGCTGCCTGCGCAGGTGTCTACCGCCGGGGTGGAAATCGCCATTCCCAGCGTTTCGCATTTGTTCAGCAGCCCACTCACCGTTGCCAAGGCTGGCAACGTGGCCAAGGCTGCGGTGGGCAGTTGCGAAGTCGATACCGCCTGCGACCCCAGCTACGCCACCGAGAGCAATTCCGTGGCCCGCATGAGCTTCGTCAAGAGCGGCATTGCCTTCGTGTGCACCGGCACGCTGGTTAACGATGCCAGCGGCAGCGGCACGCCGTATTTCTTGGGTGCCAACCACTGCATTTCAACCCAGTCAGAAGCGTCGACGCTGGAGACCTGGTGGTTCTACCGCGCCACCAGCTGCGCAGGCCCCACGCTGGATGCCAAAGCCACCACCCGCATCGGCGGCGCCACCCTGCTCTACGCCAGCGCCAGCACCGACACCTCGTTCATGCGCCTGGCCGACAGTCCACCCACCGGGGCGGTGTTTGCGGGCTGGTCGGTGGCAACCCCCACGCTGGGCGCCGCCGCGGCGAGCCTGCACTTCCCGCAGGGCAGCTGGCAGTCCATCAGCACCGGGGCGATCAAATCCTTTTTGAGCTGCACCTCGCTCAGCGCGAATTCGCTGGACTTCAGCTGCAGTGCCACCAGCCAGGCCGCTGGCAATTTCGTCAACGCCCAGTTCACCAGCGGCTCCACCGAGACGGGCAGCAGCGGTGCACCGCTGTTCGCGTCGATTGGCAGCGGCCACTACCTGGTGGGCCAGTTATACGGCGGCAGTTCCAGTTGCAGCAACCCGTCTGGCAGCAACGCCTATGGGCGGTTTGATGTGGCCTACAACGCGGCCCTGGGCCGCTGGCTGGCCCCTTCGGGTAGCTGTCCCTGA
- a CDS encoding ABC transporter permease, with translation MPVVHAQALTKRYAMGSDVVHALRGVSLEIADGDFVAIMGTSGSGKSTLMNILGGLDTPSSGSYTLAGEAVQGLDADALALVRNRRIGFVFQQFNLLPRASALENVELPLVYAGVAAEARRARATAALQRVGLGDRLDHTPAELSGGQQQRVAIARALVNQPQLILADEPTGALDSQTSDEIMHLLAELNAQGITVVLVTHEADIAAWARRKIVFKDGQIEEDSGAAPTPALPREGREEVRGHARMNGMAALRSAWRALASNALRSLLTMLGIIIGVAAVITMVAVGQGATDRVQEQMKGLGSNIMLVLPGGATAAGVRQGAQTRSRLTEEDATAIQVEVPEVQVAAPSSRTTAQVVANNANWSTTIFGTNNDYLEAREWPLEAGRAFEEAEVQGSAKVALIGRTVAQELFGDADPIDQTVRVRTVPVKIVGVLARKGQNSMGQDQDDILVLPISTYRNRLQGGSPGNVKRVWAINVKVREGQSMQVAEDNIRELLRQRFKVEASADDTFTIRNLSEILEAQEQSSRTMTLLLAAVAGISLLIGGIGIMNIMLVSVTERTREIGLRMAVGARGRDILGQFLIEAVSLSVLGGAVGVLVGALATWAVGRTAGWQVSMTISSIALAVGFSAAVGVFFGFYPARRASKLQPIAALRFA, from the coding sequence ATGCCCGTAGTTCACGCCCAGGCACTGACCAAGCGTTACGCCATGGGCAGCGACGTGGTGCACGCCCTGCGCGGCGTGTCGCTGGAAATTGCCGACGGCGACTTCGTGGCCATCATGGGCACCTCGGGCTCGGGCAAGTCCACGCTGATGAATATTCTGGGTGGCCTGGATACCCCCAGCAGCGGTAGCTACACCCTGGCGGGCGAGGCGGTGCAGGGCCTGGACGCCGACGCGCTGGCCCTGGTGCGTAACCGCCGCATTGGCTTTGTGTTCCAGCAGTTCAATCTGCTGCCGCGCGCCAGTGCGTTGGAGAACGTGGAGCTGCCGCTGGTCTACGCCGGGGTGGCGGCAGAGGCCCGCCGGGCCCGGGCCACCGCCGCCTTGCAGCGCGTGGGTTTGGGCGACCGGCTGGACCACACACCGGCCGAACTCTCGGGCGGGCAGCAGCAGCGGGTGGCGATTGCCCGGGCCCTGGTGAACCAGCCCCAGCTGATCCTGGCCGACGAGCCCACCGGCGCGCTGGACAGCCAGACCTCGGACGAGATCATGCATTTGCTGGCCGAGCTGAACGCCCAGGGCATCACCGTGGTGCTGGTGACGCACGAGGCGGATATTGCGGCCTGGGCGCGGCGCAAGATCGTCTTCAAGGACGGGCAGATAGAGGAAGATTCGGGGGCGGCCCCCACCCCGGCCCTCCCCCGGGAGGGGAGGGAGGAAGTCAGAGGCCATGCGCGCATGAACGGCATGGCCGCGCTGCGCAGTGCCTGGCGGGCGCTGGCGTCGAATGCACTGCGCAGCCTGCTGACCATGCTGGGCATCATCATCGGTGTGGCAGCCGTCATCACCATGGTGGCGGTGGGGCAGGGCGCTACCGACCGGGTGCAGGAGCAGATGAAGGGCCTGGGTTCCAACATCATGCTGGTGCTGCCGGGCGGGGCCACGGCGGCGGGCGTGCGCCAGGGCGCGCAGACCCGCAGCCGCCTGACCGAAGAAGACGCCACCGCCATACAGGTCGAGGTGCCCGAGGTGCAGGTGGCCGCACCGTCCTCGCGCACCACCGCCCAGGTGGTGGCCAACAACGCCAACTGGAGCACCACCATCTTTGGCACCAACAACGACTACCTGGAAGCGCGCGAATGGCCTTTGGAGGCGGGCCGGGCGTTTGAGGAGGCCGAGGTGCAGGGCTCGGCCAAGGTGGCCCTGATCGGCCGAACCGTGGCGCAGGAGTTGTTTGGCGATGCCGACCCCATCGACCAGACCGTGCGGGTGCGCACCGTGCCGGTGAAGATCGTCGGCGTGCTGGCCCGCAAGGGACAAAACTCCATGGGCCAGGACCAGGACGACATTCTGGTGCTGCCCATTTCCACCTACCGCAACCGGCTGCAGGGCGGGTCGCCGGGCAATGTCAAGCGCGTCTGGGCCATCAACGTGAAGGTGCGCGAAGGCCAGAGCATGCAGGTGGCCGAGGACAACATCCGCGAGCTGTTGCGCCAGCGCTTCAAGGTCGAGGCCAGCGCCGACGACACCTTCACCATCCGCAACCTGAGCGAGATCCTGGAGGCGCAGGAGCAGTCCAGCCGCACCATGACCCTGCTGCTGGCCGCCGTGGCGGGCATCAGCCTGCTGATTGGCGGCATCGGCATCATGAATATCATGCTGGTCAGCGTGACCGAGCGCACCCGCGAGATCGGGCTGCGCATGGCGGTAGGGGCACGCGGGCGCGATATCTTGGGGCAGTTCTTGATCGAGGCCGTCAGCCTCAGTGTGCTGGGCGGCGCGGTAGGCGTACTGGTGGGGGCGCTGGCCACCTGGGCGGTGGGGCGCACGGCGGGCTGGCAGGTCAGCATGACGATTTCGTCGATTGCATTGGCGGTAGGGTTTTCTGCTGCGGTGGGGGTGTTTTTTGGGTTTTACCCGGCGCGCCGGGCATCCAAGTTACAGCCCATTGCGGCTTTGCGGTTTGCATGA
- a CDS encoding glycosyltransferase family 2 protein produces the protein MTAPASMAATWSIAVFAHNEAPRIAATLRSIEAAAHGMAVEVVVLANGCQDGTAQVVRDLAAASPHLRVVEIALADKAHAWNEYVHAVAATATLHVFVDGDVQLAPGALQALARRLEQVPAAHAVGGLPTTGRDREGWSQRMLSQGTLAGGLYALRGSFVQTLRQRGIRLPQGLVGEDWLVSLWAGRDLQPTAMALDASGYVVFAPEAGFAFRSLSPWRLRDYRTYARRLWRYAQRGVQYEMVWQWLRLRLPESLPPDVRTLYAQAPTPSRLLWTGSVLGSLLRCLAVHQVRRVHRGQG, from the coding sequence ATGACCGCCCCCGCATCCATGGCTGCCACCTGGTCCATCGCGGTATTTGCCCACAACGAGGCCCCGCGTATCGCCGCCACCCTGCGCAGCATTGAGGCGGCTGCCCACGGCATGGCGGTCGAGGTGGTGGTGCTGGCCAACGGCTGCCAGGACGGCACGGCGCAGGTGGTGCGTGATTTGGCGGCAGCGTCGCCCCATCTGCGCGTGGTCGAGATCGCGTTGGCCGACAAGGCCCACGCCTGGAACGAATATGTGCACGCTGTGGCCGCCACGGCCACCCTGCATGTGTTTGTGGACGGCGACGTGCAGCTTGCCCCCGGCGCCCTGCAGGCGCTGGCCCGGCGGCTGGAGCAGGTGCCTGCGGCCCATGCCGTGGGCGGCCTGCCCACCACCGGCCGCGACCGCGAGGGCTGGAGCCAGCGAATGCTGAGCCAGGGTACGTTGGCGGGCGGGCTGTACGCGTTGCGGGGCAGCTTTGTGCAGACCCTGCGCCAGCGTGGCATCCGCCTGCCGCAGGGCTTGGTGGGTGAGGACTGGTTGGTGTCCCTGTGGGCGGGCCGGGATCTGCAACCCACCGCCATGGCGCTGGATGCCAGCGGCTACGTGGTGTTTGCGCCCGAGGCCGGGTTCGCGTTCCGCTCGCTCAGCCCCTGGCGGCTGCGCGACTACCGCACCTACGCCCGCCGCCTGTGGCGTTACGCCCAGCGCGGTGTGCAGTATGAAATGGTGTGGCAGTGGCTGCGGCTGCGGCTGCCGGAATCTTTGCCGCCGGATGTGCGCACGCTGTACGCCCAGGCCCCCACGCCCTCGCGCCTGCTGTGGACGGGCTCGGTCCTGGGTTCGCTGCTGCGCTGCCTGGCGGTGCACCAGGTGCGCCGGGTGCACAGGGGGCAAGGCTGA
- a CDS encoding efflux RND transporter periplasmic adaptor subunit, translating into MRKMNQWLGGLAVVVAVGGSAWWWSQNRAADQPVYRTGALARGPLLATVAASGAVNPVTQVSVGTQVSGQIKELYADFNDEVQAGQLIAMLDPETFEYRVRSAQADVDAARAAVLTAQANAAAGRAAISKAQVDLAEAQRDFDRKRDLADKQFIAQSEVDRTRALVNTSGELLKLAQAQANVTQAQITTAMANVAQREAMLGQARIDLGRTRITSPVNGIVIKRTIERGQTVAASLQAPELFVIAQNLHDMQVEASIDESDVGRIRLGQKANFSVDAFPGQTFEAEVRQVRKAALNVANVVTYVAVLRFANTDGRLLPGMTANVRIVTDTRQDVLKVPNAALRMRIANATNNVAAPANPTCTNGTISINSARRGRIYLLDAAGKPVATNVCLGITDGSSTELLSPDAALRDGTPVVTGNPLAGAPSASAPRLPF; encoded by the coding sequence ATGCGAAAAATGAATCAATGGCTGGGGGGACTGGCGGTGGTGGTGGCCGTGGGCGGCAGTGCTTGGTGGTGGAGCCAGAACCGGGCGGCAGACCAGCCCGTGTACCGCACCGGCGCTTTGGCGCGCGGGCCGTTGCTGGCCACGGTGGCGGCCAGCGGGGCGGTGAACCCGGTGACCCAGGTGTCGGTGGGCACCCAGGTGTCGGGGCAGATCAAGGAGCTCTACGCCGACTTCAACGACGAGGTCCAGGCCGGTCAGCTCATCGCCATGCTGGACCCGGAGACCTTTGAGTACCGCGTGCGCTCGGCCCAGGCCGATGTGGACGCGGCGCGGGCGGCGGTGCTCACCGCCCAGGCCAACGCGGCGGCCGGCCGGGCCGCCATCTCCAAAGCCCAGGTGGACCTGGCCGAGGCCCAGCGCGACTTCGACCGCAAGCGCGACCTGGCCGACAAGCAATTTATCGCCCAGAGCGAGGTGGACCGCACCCGCGCCCTGGTCAACACCAGCGGCGAACTGCTCAAGCTGGCGCAGGCCCAGGCCAACGTGACCCAGGCGCAGATCACCACGGCCATGGCCAATGTGGCGCAGCGCGAAGCCATGCTGGGCCAGGCCCGCATCGACCTGGGCCGCACCCGCATCACCTCGCCGGTCAATGGCATCGTCATCAAGCGCACCATCGAGCGCGGCCAGACCGTGGCCGCCAGCCTGCAGGCCCCCGAGCTGTTTGTGATTGCGCAAAACCTGCACGACATGCAGGTCGAGGCCAGCATCGACGAGAGCGACGTGGGCCGCATCCGCCTGGGCCAAAAGGCCAATTTCAGCGTCGATGCCTTTCCCGGCCAGACTTTCGAGGCCGAGGTGCGCCAGGTGCGCAAGGCCGCGCTGAACGTGGCAAATGTGGTCACCTATGTGGCCGTGCTGCGCTTTGCCAACACCGATGGCCGCCTGTTGCCGGGCATGACGGCCAATGTGCGCATCGTCACCGACACGCGCCAGGATGTGCTGAAAGTACCCAACGCCGCCTTGCGCATGCGCATTGCCAATGCTACAAATAACGTAGCTGCTCCCGCCAATCCCACCTGCACAAACGGCACTATTTCTATAAATTCCGCACGGCGGGGCCGGATCTACCTGCTGGACGCTGCTGGCAAGCCCGTGGCCACCAACGTGTGCCTGGGTATCACCGACGGCAGCAGCACCGAGTTGCTCAGCCCCGACGCGGCCTTGCGGGATGGCACCCCCGTGGTCACCGGCAACCCGCTGGCCGGTGCGCCCAGCGCCAGCGCCCCCCGGCTGCCGTTCTGA